A region of Lycium barbarum isolate Lr01 chromosome 3, ASM1917538v2, whole genome shotgun sequence DNA encodes the following proteins:
- the LOC132631410 gene encoding NAC domain-containing protein 78-like codes for MSTVLAARRHVKGVRFHPTDAELINILKKFFKRQRFSSQCPIQFADIYGDQQPWEIFGASEERVRYYITPLKKRKSDHIRFCRTCANGTWKGQTSEYPIRDRKRTVVGFGRNFTFQTKEREQNKTWLMKEFFVADDFFRENNIPKEDYVISRIKKKIKDKKVKDHGAAYNMEEQDVAGIVEVMLHEPTDDHYCTTQPAEDQVMEETDQWDSIIDEVCDQQADEVENTTFNTTMENQNTIWSSTTLEQEAYAQSLIEIEQVQGDGANHETDIGSSGFWETISRLLGDATIDVSDYL; via the coding sequence ATGTCGACGGTACTTGCTGCACGCCGGCATGTCAAGGGTGTACGTTTTCACCCTACTGACGCGGAGCTTATCAACATTCTTAAAAAGTTCTTCAAGCGCCAACGTTTTTCGAGTCAGTGCCCTATCCAGTTTGCAGATATTTATGGAGATCAACAGCCATGGGAGATATTTGGAGCTTCTGAAGAGAGAGTCCGGTACTATATTACTCCGTTGAAGAAGCGAAAGAGTGACCATATAAGGTTTTGTCGAACCTGCGCCAATGGGACGTGGAAAGGCCAAACCAGTGAATATCCTATAAGGGACCGTAAGAGAACTGTGGTAGGGTTCGGAAGAAATTTCACGTTTCAAACTAAGGAACGGGAGCAAAACAAAACTTGGCTGATGAAAGAATTTTTCGTCGCGGATGATTTCTTCAGGGAGAACAATATTCCTAAAGAAGATTATGTCATCAGCCGGATCAAGAAGAAGATAAAAGATAAAAAGGTGAAGGATCATGGGGCAGCTTATAACATGGAAGAACAAGATGTTGCAGGAATTGTCGAAGTTATGTTGCACGAACCAACTGATGATCACTACTGCACAACACAACCAGCGGAAGATCAAGTTATGGAAGAGACTGATCAATGGGACTCCATCATCGACGAGGTTTGTGATCAACAAGCTGATGAGGTTGAGAATACAACGTTCAACACCACCATGGAGAACCAAAATACAATATGGAGCAGTACTACCTTGGAACAAGAAGCATACGCACAATCTCTGATTGAGATTGAGCAAGTGCAAGGCGACGGAGCTAATCATGAGACTGACATTGGAAGCAGTGGATTCTGGGAAACGATAAGTAGATTATTGGGAGATGCTACTATTGATGTTTCTGATTATTTGTAG
- the LOC132632724 gene encoding RING-H2 finger protein ATL46-like yields MSRISPILLLAIVIIAIVFFVFGLLHLLIRYCLKMPSFSSLSQSNRFLESSGSQAFQRQLQQLFRQHDCGLDQAIIDTLPVFSYKDIVGLKEPFDCAVCLCEFSEHDKLRLLPFCSHAFHIHCIDTWLLSNSTCPLCRGIITSGISLGNPLFSSIETREQWSFHLEEGNTNSQKSENVGEMRVFSVRLGKFKSPIEGNENHEDKSQGEINSCNLDARRCFSMGSFQYVVADSELQIDLPNVKILKAVCEKYTILGDTTEGKKISARTKGESFSVSKIWLWSKKGKFSTSSETYIGGPSLNLDIPMTKRTQFV; encoded by the coding sequence ATGAGCAGAATCAGTCCAATTCTGCTGTTGGCAATAGTAATTATTGCTATTGTGTTCTTTGTCTTTGGTCTTCTTCATCTTCTGATAAGATATTGTTTAAAGATGCCTTCTTTTTCATCTCTTTCTCAATCCAATAGATTCCTAGAATCATCTGGTTCCCAAGCTTTCCAAAGGCAGCTTCAACAGCTATTTCGCCAGCATGATTGTGGTTTAGACCAAGCTATTATTGATACTCTGCCTGTTTTTTCCTATAAGGATATTGTGGGTTTGAAGGAGCCATTTGATTGTGCTGTTTGTTTATGTGAATTTTCAGAACACGACAAGCTCAGATTGCTCCCTTTTTGTAGCCATGCTTTTCACATTCATTGTATAGACACTTGGCTCTTATCAAACTCAACTTGTCCTCTATGTAGAGGTATCATTACTTCTGGGATATCTTTGGGAAATCCCTTGTTTAGCTCTATTGAAACAAGAGAACAGTGGAGTTTccatttggaagaaggaaatacAAACAGTCAAAAGTCAGAAAATGTTGGAGAAATGAGAGTTTTCTCAGTTAGATTAGGTAAGTTCAAAAGCCCAATTGAaggaaatgaaaatcatgaagacaAAAGTCAAGGGGAAATCAACAGTTGCAATTTGGATGCAAGGAGATGTTTCTCAATGGGTTCATTTCAATATGTGGTTGCTGATTCAGAGTTGCAGATAGATTTGCCTAATGTGAAGATTCTCAAAGCTGTGTGTGAGAAGTACACAATTCTTGGAGATACTACAGAAGGAAAAAAGATCAGTGCTAGGACTAAAGGAGAGAGTTTCTCTGTTTCAAAGATTTGGCTTTGGTCCAAGAAAGGCAAATTCTCAACTTCTTCAGAAACATATATTGGTGGACCatctcttaatcttgatattcCAATGACTAAGAGAACACAATTTGTATAA